In a single window of the Pedococcus dokdonensis genome:
- a CDS encoding CCA tRNA nucleotidyltransferase, which translates to MRAATAHLAPVLPVLTELGELFAARGHELALVGGPVRDAFLGRVSPDLDFATSATPDESLAILRPWSEAHWDVGREFGTIAARRGEHTVEVTSYRADAYDGQTRKPVVAFGDNLEDDLVRRDFTVNAMALRLPSMEFVDPYAGLADLAARRLRTPGPPEVSFGDDPLRMMRACRFVAQLGLDVAPEVRAAMTAMAGSIEIVSAERVRDELTKLLLAPAPRAGLRLLVDTGLADQVLPELPALRLEVDEHHRHKDVYEHSLTVLDQAIALEGPADGPEASVPGPDLVLRLAALLHDIGKPATRRFEPGGGVSFHHHEMVGAKLTAKRLKALRYDKDTVKAVTRLVELHLRFHGYGDGAWTDSAVRRYVTDAGPLLQRLHRLTRSDSTTRNARKAARLSQTYDQLEERIEALMAAEELARVRPELNGNEIAEVLGIAPGPVLGRAYSFLLELRLDRGMVGREAAEAALREWWAEQPERG; encoded by the coding sequence ATGCGGGCCGCCACCGCGCACCTCGCGCCGGTGCTTCCGGTGCTGACCGAGCTCGGCGAGCTGTTCGCGGCGCGGGGCCACGAGCTCGCCCTCGTCGGCGGGCCGGTGCGCGACGCCTTCCTGGGCCGGGTCTCGCCCGACCTCGACTTCGCGACCAGCGCGACCCCCGACGAGAGCCTGGCGATCCTGCGGCCGTGGTCCGAGGCGCACTGGGACGTCGGCCGCGAGTTCGGCACCATCGCCGCCCGCCGTGGCGAGCACACCGTCGAGGTGACCAGCTACCGCGCCGACGCCTACGACGGCCAGACCCGTAAGCCGGTGGTCGCCTTCGGCGACAACCTCGAGGACGACCTCGTGCGGCGCGACTTCACGGTCAACGCGATGGCGCTCCGCCTGCCGTCCATGGAGTTCGTCGACCCGTATGCCGGGCTGGCCGACCTCGCCGCCCGTCGCCTGCGCACGCCGGGCCCCCCGGAGGTGTCGTTCGGTGACGACCCGCTGCGGATGATGCGGGCCTGCCGGTTCGTCGCCCAGCTGGGGCTCGACGTGGCGCCGGAGGTGCGGGCCGCGATGACCGCGATGGCCGGGTCGATCGAGATCGTCTCGGCCGAGCGCGTCCGTGACGAGCTGACCAAGCTGCTGCTGGCACCCGCTCCGCGCGCCGGGCTGCGGCTGCTGGTCGACACCGGCCTGGCCGACCAGGTGCTGCCCGAGCTGCCCGCCTTGCGGCTCGAGGTCGACGAGCACCACCGCCACAAGGACGTCTACGAGCACTCGCTCACCGTGCTCGACCAGGCGATCGCGCTCGAGGGACCGGCCGACGGACCGGAGGCCTCGGTGCCCGGGCCCGACCTGGTGCTGCGGCTCGCAGCGCTGCTGCACGACATCGGCAAGCCCGCCACGCGTCGGTTCGAGCCCGGCGGTGGCGTGTCGTTCCACCACCACGAGATGGTCGGGGCGAAGCTCACCGCCAAGCGGCTCAAGGCGCTGCGCTACGACAAGGACACCGTGAAGGCGGTCACCCGGCTGGTCGAGCTGCACCTGCGGTTCCACGGCTACGGCGACGGCGCGTGGACCGACTCGGCGGTCCGGCGCTACGTCACCGACGCGGGGCCGTTGCTGCAGCGCCTGCACCGGCTGACCCGGTCGGACTCGACCACCCGCAACGCCCGCAAGGCAGCCCGGCTCTCGCAGACCTACGACCAGCTGGAGGAGCGGATCGAGGCGCTGATGGCGGCCGAGGAGCTGGCCAGGGTGCGGCCCGAGCTCAACGGCAACGAGATCGCCGAGGTGCTCGGCATCGCGCCCGGACCGGTGCTCGGCCGGGCCTACTCGTTCCTGCTCGAGCTGCGCCTCGACCGTGGCATGGTCGGCCGCGAGGCCGCCGAGGCGGCGCTGCGCGAGTGGTGGGCCGAGCAGCCCGAGCGCGGCTAG
- a CDS encoding protein kinase family protein codes for MHGVGPSTVLGGRYAVQRRLEQLPRAERWSAHDTTLERDVVIVCFSEQESHADTTLDAARRAAGLDNSRLVRVLDVGRSDGIAFFVEESIPDAQTLAHLLEQGGLPAEEVRRIAGETATGLEAARGRGLHHLRLTPHSVLRAHDGTIKVRGVATTASMTTDEEVDASRAARTDAVGVVAVTYAALTSRWPLPGSVPGLESAPRVVGGVPAPSEIAAGVPGDLDALCRLTLNEDQGPLTPGDFATQIAPWAMTQVQGFAGSRRADDDSTRTIAMPVADLDAAFADPALVDPGFSDAAFAEAAAQVPPPPVPPDEQTTPDLAPVDAPTTEVLAPSGADEPTPTRPIAAGAAQPEAAPGPPAGAVPPGATVDPDQPGAGAAAAAQAAAAASAVGSALGTAGQAAGQAAGAAAQRFGSFARATADKAAERRAQRQAAADRAEQRRISLNQALVEGEEPLDAPLPLLSADRVAPPSRDQTKIVLAIVATFLVVVTVVAAIGASKIGSKSDLGLGGSPTPRGTQTVTAPAVTVPPTGADDSGDTGGGGDPYAILSATGFDPEGDGAERNGEAARTFDGKDNTYWSSEGYASPNLGGLKKGVGLRLDLGNTREVHTVKLVLPNAADVSVLVGEDRDSMDSASQVGASKGKSGEITLTAPAAVKGQYVFIWFTAVTQVADGRFRATVAEVTVS; via the coding sequence GTGCACGGGGTTGGCCCTTCGACGGTGCTGGGTGGGCGGTATGCCGTCCAGCGCCGGCTCGAGCAGCTGCCGAGGGCCGAACGCTGGTCGGCCCACGACACCACCCTCGAGCGCGACGTGGTCATCGTCTGCTTCTCCGAGCAGGAGTCCCACGCCGACACCACGCTCGACGCGGCGCGCCGCGCGGCCGGCCTCGACAACTCCCGCCTGGTCCGCGTGCTCGACGTCGGCCGCTCCGACGGGATCGCGTTCTTCGTCGAGGAGTCCATCCCCGACGCCCAGACGCTGGCCCACCTCCTCGAGCAGGGTGGCCTGCCCGCCGAGGAGGTCCGCCGGATCGCCGGTGAGACCGCCACCGGGCTCGAGGCGGCCCGTGGCCGTGGCCTGCACCACCTGCGCCTGACCCCCCACTCCGTGCTCCGTGCCCACGACGGCACGATCAAGGTGCGCGGGGTGGCCACCACCGCCTCGATGACCACCGACGAGGAGGTCGACGCCAGCCGCGCGGCCCGCACCGACGCCGTGGGGGTCGTGGCCGTGACGTATGCCGCGCTGACCAGCCGGTGGCCGCTGCCCGGCTCGGTGCCCGGCCTGGAGTCCGCCCCGCGGGTCGTGGGCGGTGTGCCGGCGCCGTCCGAGATCGCGGCGGGGGTGCCCGGCGACCTCGACGCGCTGTGCCGCCTCACGCTGAACGAGGACCAGGGCCCCCTGACGCCCGGCGACTTCGCGACCCAGATCGCCCCGTGGGCGATGACCCAGGTGCAGGGCTTCGCCGGCTCCAGGCGGGCCGATGACGACAGCACGCGGACCATCGCGATGCCGGTGGCCGACCTCGACGCCGCGTTCGCCGACCCGGCTCTGGTCGACCCGGGGTTCTCCGACGCCGCGTTCGCCGAGGCCGCCGCCCAGGTGCCCCCGCCGCCGGTCCCGCCCGACGAGCAGACCACGCCCGACCTCGCCCCCGTCGACGCGCCGACCACCGAGGTCCTCGCGCCCAGCGGTGCCGACGAGCCCACGCCCACCCGGCCGATCGCGGCCGGTGCCGCGCAGCCCGAGGCGGCACCCGGCCCGCCAGCAGGTGCGGTCCCCCCCGGTGCGACGGTCGACCCCGACCAGCCCGGCGCGGGTGCTGCGGCAGCCGCCCAGGCCGCCGCGGCCGCGAGCGCAGTGGGCTCGGCCCTCGGCACCGCCGGCCAAGCCGCCGGGCAGGCAGCCGGGGCGGCGGCCCAGCGGTTCGGCAGCTTCGCCCGCGCGACCGCCGACAAGGCCGCCGAGCGGCGCGCCCAGCGCCAGGCCGCGGCCGACCGCGCCGAGCAGCGCCGGATCTCGCTCAACCAGGCCCTCGTCGAGGGCGAGGAGCCGCTCGACGCGCCACTACCGCTGCTCTCCGCCGACCGGGTCGCCCCGCCCAGTCGCGACCAGACCAAGATCGTCCTCGCGATCGTGGCCACCTTCCTCGTCGTGGTGACCGTCGTGGCGGCCATCGGCGCGTCCAAGATCGGGTCGAAGTCCGACCTCGGCCTGGGTGGCTCGCCCACCCCCCGAGGCACGCAGACGGTGACCGCCCCGGCCGTCACGGTCCCACCGACGGGCGCCGATGACTCGGGCGACACCGGCGGCGGGGGCGACCCCTACGCGATCCTCAGCGCCACCGGCTTCGACCCCGAGGGTGACGGCGCCGAGCGCAACGGCGAGGCGGCCCGCACCTTCGACGGCAAGGACAACACCTACTGGAGCTCCGAGGGCTACGCGAGCCCGAACCTCGGGGGCCTGAAGAAGGGCGTCGGCCTGCGGCTCGACCTCGGCAACACCCGCGAGGTCCACACCGTCAAGCTCGTCCTGCCCAATGCCGCTGACGTCAGCGTCCTGGTCGGCGAGGACCGCGACTCGATGGACAGCGCCAGCCAGGTGGGTGCCTCCAAGGGCAAGTCCGGCGAGATCACCCTCACCGCACCCGCTGCCGTCAAGGGCCAGTACGTGTTCATCTGGTTCACCGCGGTGACCCAGGTGGCCGACGGCCGGTTCCGGGCCACGGTCGCCGAGGTCACCGTCAGCTGA
- a CDS encoding NUDIX hydrolase: protein MTSPARDPERLAPSRPRLPAVEERSAGGIVVDVHDGVARIAVIARRNRAGRVEWCLPKGHMEQGETLQQAAAREVEEETGIEGRVLTELGTIDYWFATGERRIHKFVHHYLLEATGGHLTIENDPDHEAIDVAWLPLREAHEHLTFPNERRIARQAWQRLAGDG, encoded by the coding sequence GTGACGTCCCCCGCGCGCGACCCCGAGAGGCTGGCCCCGAGCCGGCCCCGGCTGCCCGCGGTCGAGGAGCGCTCGGCCGGCGGGATCGTCGTCGACGTGCACGACGGCGTCGCCCGGATCGCCGTGATCGCCCGGCGCAACCGGGCCGGGCGGGTCGAGTGGTGCCTGCCCAAGGGTCACATGGAGCAGGGCGAGACGCTCCAGCAGGCGGCCGCCCGCGAGGTCGAGGAGGAGACCGGCATCGAGGGCCGCGTCCTCACCGAGCTCGGCACCATCGACTACTGGTTCGCGACCGGCGAGCGCCGGATCCACAAGTTCGTGCACCACTACCTCCTCGAGGCCACCGGCGGGCACCTCACCATCGAGAACGACCCCGACCACGAGGCGATCGACGTCGCGTGGCTGCCGCTGCGCGAGGCCCACGAACACCTCACCTTCCCCAACGAACGGCGCATCGCGCGGCAGGCCTGGCAGCGTCTGGCCGGAGACGGGTGA
- the murJ gene encoding murein biosynthesis integral membrane protein MurJ, with amino-acid sequence MTDAPSGERSLARSSALMAAGTVVSRVLGFGRAALLSGALGIGLAADTFQVANTLPNQFYLLLAGGVLNAVLVPQITKAASHDDGGHAFVNRLLTLSLALLVGATVVVTLAAPLLVRIFATREWNSDALGLAVAFAFICLPQVFFYGLYTLFGQVLNARGQFAAYMWAPALANLVAIGGLLWFKLAHPERVEVGDWTPGMIWILAGTATLGVAVQAAALWLPLRASGFRYRPVWGFRGVGLRSASTVAGWTFAAVALSQAGYIVTSQVMTRATHLLDVRDEGGAGLAAYGYAFLLFMLPHSLITVSLVTALFTRLSQAAHRGDSAAVVADLGSGLRMPAVLLVPGTVAMVVLGTQVARVAFFDNTPDESAAIGRVMVAMMLGLVPFGWLYLIQRVFYAYEDARTPFRLQVVVTVVATAANLVAATVDPIHTGIVVGLGQTLSNLAAALLGFVLLRRRLGSLRLHPSIRSYVRLGLASLAAGALTWLGVRLMESAGIDGRSWTGAFTEVVVGGGVFVVLALGLAHAMRVQEVALLLDPVVRRLRRRPS; translated from the coding sequence ATGACCGACGCACCGTCCGGCGAGCGCAGCCTCGCCCGGTCCAGTGCCCTCATGGCCGCCGGCACCGTGGTCTCGCGCGTCCTCGGCTTCGGTCGGGCCGCGCTGCTCAGCGGCGCCCTGGGCATCGGGCTGGCGGCCGACACCTTCCAGGTGGCCAACACCCTGCCCAACCAGTTCTACCTCCTGCTGGCCGGTGGAGTCCTCAACGCGGTCCTGGTCCCCCAGATCACCAAGGCAGCCAGCCACGACGACGGCGGCCACGCGTTCGTCAACCGGCTGCTCACCCTCTCGCTGGCCCTGCTCGTCGGCGCCACCGTGGTGGTGACCTTGGCCGCCCCGCTCCTCGTGCGCATCTTCGCCACCCGCGAGTGGAACTCCGACGCGCTCGGGCTCGCGGTGGCGTTCGCCTTCATCTGCCTCCCCCAGGTGTTCTTCTACGGGCTCTACACGCTGTTCGGGCAGGTGCTCAACGCGCGTGGTCAGTTCGCGGCATACATGTGGGCCCCGGCGCTGGCCAACCTCGTCGCCATCGGCGGGCTGCTGTGGTTCAAGCTCGCCCACCCCGAGCGCGTCGAGGTCGGTGACTGGACCCCCGGCATGATCTGGATCCTCGCCGGCACCGCCACACTCGGCGTCGCGGTGCAGGCGGCGGCGCTGTGGCTCCCGTTGCGGGCCAGCGGGTTCCGCTACCGACCGGTGTGGGGCTTCCGGGGCGTCGGCCTGCGCAGCGCGTCGACAGTTGCGGGCTGGACCTTCGCCGCCGTAGCGCTCAGCCAGGCCGGCTACATCGTGACCTCGCAGGTGATGACCCGCGCCACCCACCTGCTCGACGTCCGCGACGAGGGCGGCGCCGGCCTCGCGGCCTACGGCTACGCCTTCCTGCTCTTCATGCTCCCCCACTCCCTGATCACCGTCTCGCTCGTGACGGCGTTGTTCACCCGGCTCTCCCAGGCAGCCCACCGGGGGGACAGCGCCGCGGTGGTGGCCGACCTCGGCAGCGGCCTGCGGATGCCGGCGGTGCTGCTCGTGCCCGGCACCGTCGCCATGGTGGTGCTCGGCACCCAGGTCGCCCGCGTCGCGTTCTTCGACAACACACCCGACGAGTCCGCGGCGATCGGGCGGGTGATGGTCGCGATGATGCTGGGGCTGGTGCCGTTCGGGTGGCTGTACCTCATCCAGCGGGTGTTCTACGCCTACGAGGACGCCCGCACGCCGTTCCGGCTCCAGGTCGTCGTCACCGTCGTCGCGACGGCCGCGAACCTCGTCGCCGCCACCGTCGACCCGATCCACACCGGCATCGTGGTCGGCCTCGGCCAGACCCTGAGCAACCTGGCGGCCGCGCTGCTCGGGTTCGTGCTGCTTCGGCGGCGGCTCGGGTCGCTGCGGCTGCACCCGAGCATCCGCAGCTACGTGCGGCTCGGGCTGGCCTCGCTCGCCGCCGGTGCGCTGACCTGGCTCGGCGTGCGGTTGATGGAGTCGGCCGGGATCGACGGCCGCTCCTGGACCGGCGCGTTCACCGAGGTGGTGGTCGGCGGCGGCGTCTTCGTCGTGCTCGCCCTCGGTCTCGCGCACGCCATGCGGGTCCAGGAGGTCGCCCTCCTGCTCGACCCGGTGGTGCGCCGTCTGCGGCGCCGCCCGTCCTGA
- the sigM gene encoding RNA polymerase sigma factor SigM: protein MGTLPLQEQDDRTLLRAHVEGDPDAFGELFRRHRDRMWAVALRTTRNRELASDCVQDAFISAFRRAGSYRGDAAVTTWLHRIVVNACLDRLRRDKPTSELPERELPDRHDAHSSVETRLDVREALDRLPEGQRLALVLVDMHGLSVAEAAEVLEVAEGTVKSRCSRGREAMAALLREPSGQP, encoded by the coding sequence ATGGGCACCCTCCCGCTGCAGGAGCAGGACGACCGCACGCTGCTGAGGGCGCACGTCGAGGGCGACCCCGACGCGTTCGGTGAGCTGTTCCGCCGGCACCGGGACCGGATGTGGGCGGTGGCGCTGCGGACCACCCGCAACCGCGAGCTGGCCTCCGACTGCGTGCAGGACGCGTTCATCTCGGCGTTCCGCCGGGCCGGCTCCTACCGTGGCGACGCGGCGGTGACCACCTGGCTGCACCGGATCGTGGTCAACGCCTGCCTCGACCGGCTGCGCCGCGACAAGCCGACCAGCGAGCTGCCCGAGCGCGAGCTGCCCGACCGGCACGACGCGCACTCGTCGGTGGAGACCCGGCTCGACGTGCGCGAGGCGCTCGACCGGCTCCCCGAGGGGCAGCGCCTGGCGCTGGTCCTGGTCGACATGCACGGCCTGTCGGTGGCCGAGGCGGCCGAGGTGCTCGAGGTCGCGGAGGGCACCGTGAAGTCGCGGTGCAGCCGGGGTCGGGAGGCGATGGCCGCATTGCTGCGGGAACCATCGGGGCAGCCATGA
- a CDS encoding DUF6049 family protein: MLRASVCRVLAAAALAVPGWVAGSSPSTAAPSAAADVTIQLSSVTPAVARGADDLVVTGTVRNDSDSALTRPTVSVVLGSMDPTRKAVREWAAATGPAPGRVIGQTRLAGSVAAGASSPFTVRVRDLASLGSAAYGAMPLSIQSGRSGVRTFAGYQQTKQYQPLSISWAVPLTLDPDPNLFGGAGSARETAWSEALSEGSRVSRVIAATQDAPVTWALDPTLTPSLLPDDVDIDDDSAQGKEEGVLRTATEDRIEELAPQHHPWVLPDTDADLAAVAGIRAGEPLMRGFVDRAEGVATRLEGRSDVAWPADGGYTASRETALRRVFRSPALAGQVTSAAALRSAETFNTPSATQRSNTGLPLLAYDDALSALLARTTSSTDGVLGTQQFVADSVALLNELPGTEGRSVFVAAPRSFNPDPETARRFFAAAATIPWLTPTTTDRALATARRAAPTTAAPVTRPSTPVTGGRAVLTDARVVELGQTVRTVRGVAQIRDDGDVFLRTWTRAAEQLASTRWRAAPTAWNTLSGRVTEAAKQTTTAVKVSASTINFLADSGRLQITVTNDLAVPVDDVKLTVEASNPRLRIDSQPAILRIGPKSRATVSVRVTALAAGPVPLRTTLTTPDGTVIGQGADVQVRVTPTGHWVYWGLGGVAGAVLLLGIVRTFRRRPQPTDPVPTGPLPTDGLPTDPLPTDGLPTDAPVNDPADPADPHRETTP, from the coding sequence ATGCTGCGCGCCTCCGTGTGCCGCGTGCTCGCCGCGGCGGCGCTGGCCGTGCCCGGGTGGGTGGCCGGCTCCTCGCCGAGCACAGCGGCCCCCTCGGCCGCGGCCGACGTGACGATCCAGCTCAGCTCGGTGACCCCTGCCGTCGCGCGGGGCGCGGACGACCTGGTGGTCACCGGGACCGTGCGCAACGACTCCGACAGCGCCCTGACCCGCCCGACCGTCTCGGTGGTGCTGGGTTCGATGGACCCGACCCGCAAGGCGGTCCGCGAGTGGGCCGCCGCCACCGGGCCCGCCCCGGGGCGGGTGATCGGCCAGACCCGCCTCGCCGGCTCGGTCGCCGCGGGCGCCAGCTCGCCGTTCACGGTGCGGGTGCGCGACCTCGCCTCGCTCGGATCGGCTGCCTACGGCGCCATGCCACTCAGCATCCAGTCCGGCCGTAGCGGCGTCCGGACCTTTGCCGGCTACCAGCAGACCAAGCAGTACCAGCCGTTGTCGATCAGCTGGGCCGTGCCGCTCACCCTCGACCCCGACCCCAACCTCTTCGGTGGGGCCGGCAGCGCGCGGGAGACGGCGTGGTCCGAGGCGCTGTCCGAGGGGTCGCGGGTCTCGCGCGTGATCGCCGCGACCCAGGACGCGCCGGTGACCTGGGCCCTCGACCCCACCCTGACCCCGAGCCTGCTCCCCGACGACGTCGACATCGACGACGACTCGGCCCAGGGCAAGGAGGAAGGCGTCCTGCGCACGGCGACCGAGGACCGGATCGAGGAGCTCGCCCCCCAGCACCACCCGTGGGTGCTGCCCGACACCGACGCCGACCTGGCTGCCGTCGCCGGCATCCGCGCCGGCGAGCCGTTGATGCGCGGCTTCGTCGACCGCGCCGAGGGAGTGGCCACCCGTCTCGAGGGCCGGTCCGACGTCGCCTGGCCGGCCGACGGCGGTTACACCGCGAGCCGCGAGACGGCGCTGCGTCGGGTCTTCCGGTCGCCCGCCCTCGCCGGGCAGGTGACGTCCGCCGCTGCCCTGAGGTCCGCCGAGACGTTCAACACCCCGAGCGCGACGCAGCGCAGCAACACCGGGCTGCCGCTGCTCGCCTACGACGACGCACTGAGCGCCCTCCTGGCCCGCACCACGTCGTCCACCGACGGCGTGCTCGGCACCCAGCAGTTCGTCGCCGACTCGGTGGCCCTGCTCAACGAGCTCCCCGGCACCGAGGGCCGAAGCGTGTTCGTCGCCGCCCCACGCTCGTTCAACCCCGACCCGGAGACGGCCCGACGGTTCTTCGCCGCGGCGGCGACGATCCCCTGGCTGACTCCCACGACCACCGACCGGGCGCTGGCCACGGCGCGCCGTGCGGCCCCGACCACGGCCGCCCCGGTCACTCGTCCCAGCACGCCGGTCACCGGTGGGCGTGCGGTCCTCACCGACGCCCGGGTCGTCGAGCTCGGCCAGACCGTGCGCACCGTCCGGGGCGTCGCGCAGATCCGGGACGACGGCGACGTCTTCCTGCGCACCTGGACCCGGGCGGCCGAGCAGCTCGCCTCCACCCGGTGGCGGGCCGCCCCGACGGCGTGGAACACCCTGAGCGGGCGGGTCACCGAGGCCGCGAAGCAGACCACCACGGCCGTGAAGGTGTCGGCCAGCACGATCAACTTCCTCGCCGACTCCGGGCGGCTGCAGATCACCGTGACCAACGACCTCGCCGTGCCGGTCGACGACGTCAAGCTCACCGTCGAGGCGTCCAACCCCCGGCTGCGCATCGACAGCCAGCCCGCCATCCTGCGGATCGGGCCGAAGAGCCGGGCCACCGTCTCGGTCCGGGTGACCGCGCTCGCGGCCGGCCCGGTGCCGCTGCGCACCACGCTCACCACCCCCGACGGCACCGTGATCGGGCAGGGCGCCGACGTGCAGGTGCGGGTGACCCCCACGGGCCACTGGGTCTACTGGGGCCTGGGTGGGGTGGCCGGGGCCGTCCTCCTGCTCGGTATCGTGCGCACCTTCCGTCGTCGGCCACAGCCGACCGATCCTGTGCCGACCGGCCCCCTGCCCACCGACGGCCTTCCCACCGATCCCCTCCCCACCGACGGCCTGCCCACCGACGCGCCCGTCAACGACCCGGCCGACCCGGCCGACCCGCACCGAGAGACGACCCCATGA
- the trxB gene encoding thioredoxin-disulfide reductase: MLRCTAFSTTRGCNRVTTTAPADIRSLIIIGSGPAGYTAAVYAARANLQPLLFEGAVTAGGALMNTTDVENFPGFRDGIMGPELMENMRAQAERFGAEIITDDVESVDLEGEVKTVVDAEGNTYRAHAVILAMGSAYRELGLPDEKRLSGHGVSWCATCDGFFFRDQDIAVVGGGDSAVEEATFLTKFARSVTIVHRRDELRASKIMAERALSNDKIKFAWNSAVEEIHGDAKLTGITLRDTVTGETRELPVTGLFVAIGHDPRNELVKGVVDLDDEGYVLVQGRTTLTNLPGVFASGDLVDHTYRQAITAAGSGCAAALDAERFLADREHAGAPAPDAALTDEPALTH, encoded by the coding sequence ATGTTGCGGTGCACCGCCTTCTCGACCACAAGGGGCTGTAACCGCGTGACCACCACCGCACCCGCCGACATCCGCAGTCTGATCATCATCGGCTCCGGCCCAGCGGGCTACACCGCAGCCGTCTACGCGGCCCGCGCCAACCTCCAGCCGCTGCTCTTCGAGGGCGCCGTCACCGCCGGTGGCGCCCTGATGAACACCACCGACGTGGAGAACTTCCCCGGCTTCCGCGACGGCATCATGGGCCCGGAGCTGATGGAGAACATGCGCGCGCAGGCCGAGCGGTTCGGCGCCGAGATCATCACCGACGACGTCGAGTCGGTCGACCTCGAGGGCGAGGTCAAGACCGTCGTCGACGCCGAGGGCAACACCTACCGCGCACACGCCGTGATCCTGGCCATGGGTTCGGCCTACCGCGAGCTCGGCCTGCCCGACGAGAAGCGGCTGAGCGGCCACGGTGTCTCGTGGTGTGCGACCTGTGACGGGTTCTTCTTCCGCGACCAGGACATCGCCGTCGTCGGCGGGGGCGACTCGGCCGTCGAGGAGGCCACCTTCCTCACCAAGTTCGCCCGGTCGGTGACGATCGTGCACCGCCGCGACGAGCTGCGCGCGTCCAAGATCATGGCCGAGCGGGCCCTGTCCAACGACAAGATCAAGTTCGCCTGGAACTCCGCCGTCGAGGAGATCCACGGTGACGCCAAGCTCACCGGCATCACGCTGCGCGACACCGTCACCGGCGAGACCCGCGAGCTGCCCGTCACCGGGCTGTTCGTCGCGATCGGCCACGACCCGCGCAACGAGCTGGTCAAGGGCGTCGTCGACCTCGACGACGAGGGCTACGTCCTCGTGCAGGGCCGCACCACGCTGACCAACCTGCCGGGCGTCTTCGCCTCCGGCGACCTCGTGGACCACACCTACCGGCAGGCGATCACCGCAGCCGGGTCGGGCTGTGCCGCCGCCCTCGACGCCGAGCGCTTCCTCGCCGACCGCGAGCACGCCGGCGCGCCCGCCCCCGACGCCGCGCTCACCGACGAGCCGGCGCTGACGCACTGA
- the trxA gene encoding thioredoxin: MGAIKDTTDATFEADVLQKDKPVLVDFWAPWCGPCRAVAPILEELAVAHADKIEVVKLNTDENLAVSSRYGITGIPTLNVYVGGEVVKTLVGAMPKPKLVRELADYLN; encoded by the coding sequence GTGGGAGCCATCAAGGACACCACGGACGCCACCTTCGAGGCCGACGTCCTCCAGAAAGACAAGCCCGTCCTGGTGGACTTCTGGGCACCCTGGTGCGGCCCGTGCCGCGCCGTCGCCCCGATCCTCGAGGAGCTGGCCGTCGCCCACGCCGACAAGATCGAGGTCGTCAAGCTCAACACCGACGAGAACCTCGCGGTCAGCAGCCGCTACGGCATCACCGGCATCCCGACGCTCAACGTCTACGTCGGTGGTGAGGTCGTGAAGACCCTCGTGGGCGCGATGCCCAAGCCGAAGCTGGTGCGCGAGCTCGCCGACTACCTCAACTGA